In Candidatus Babeliales bacterium, the DNA window CGGATCCGGAAAACGTTGATAAATAACACTACCATTCCGATCTAAGCACCAAGTTAAGCATATTTTGCGATCATACGTAGAAAATAAAAGCATTAAAGATTTTGTATTCTGATTAATTAATGAAACACCATCAGGATCTTTCATATTAAATTTTACTAAATAAGGTGTTTTAAATCGTGTAAATGCTTTTCCATAAAAAATTACATATTCTGGTGGTAAATTTTCAAGCTTTGCAATTTCAACCGGCTTGTAATAATGATCATTAACAAAAAGGCTTATTGACCATTCAGGATTTTTACTTATTAATGATTCTTCAGCAAAACGTGTCGTAATTGCCGCTAATATATAAAACGAAATACATTGTTGATTTAACGTAAGTTCATTTTGTAATAAATTCTGATATTTTTGCTGCGTCAAACAATGTTTTTGAGCATATATTTGTACATATGCAGCACGTACTTCATTAGAAAGCCAAATAATATTAAAATGAGCAAGTGGTGAAAATTGTTCATAAACATGTTCTGAGCGCAAATATTGACGCACTGTTTGAGTTGGCATATCAATTTTTTCACCTTGATAAAAAACATCTTGCAACCAACAACTATATCGATTATTACAGCCAGGCAAACATACTATTATTATTAGAAGAAAAAAAAACTCTCGCTTCATACTTACGCCTCTTTTGATATCCTTATATCAATGAGTAGCCTAAAAAATTAGCCCACAATTTACAAGCTTGAAAGCCCTTATGAACAAATATACTTACTGGCTTCTTTCATTCCGTTATATTCAAGGCGCAGCGCATCAAAAAAGTATAAGCACTATGCTTATCATGTGTTTCATAAGTACTTTTATTGCCACATGTGCTTTGAGTTTGATTTTATGTATAATGAACGGATTTGAACAAGCAACACTCAAAAGCTTACAAGGAATTCACGCTGATATTATCATGCAAGCACATAATCAAGGTATTGATGTAATCGCTCTAGAAAAATTATTTAAAAAAGAATTTCCTCAAATTAATTCATGGAGCCCAACAGAACTGCAGCAAGGTCTTTTATATCCTGCTTTTAATAATAATACGCCAGCAGTTGTTTTAATCAAAGCTATTGATCCCAAAAAAGAAGCACAAACAACCGCTATAGTTTCATCTTTATTGCCATCAACTAAAAACTTTCAAAACCTTTTTTCAGATTTTTCTATCATCATCGGCTATAAATTAGCACGAAATTTATCATTAAAATTAGGTGATATTGCCACACTAGCCATACCATCAGATCAAACTAACATTAAAAATATTCATTTAGAACAAGCTTCAGCAAAAGTTTCTGGCTTTTTAAAAACTGGTATTGAAGAATATGATTCTGGACTTATATTATGTTCACTTTCCTTTTTGGAAAAAATAATACCAGAAATTGGTGTTTCATTTATTAACATAAAAATAGAACCTAATACCAATCAAAAAACTATAATTAATCAATTACAAGCACGTACCGGTCTTGATGTTTATTCATGGCAAGAACTTTATCCAGCACTTATTTCAGCATTAAAATTAGAAAAATATACTATGTTTTTTATTGCAAGCTTAATGATGCTCATTGCCAGTATAAGCATTATTTCACTTTTATTTATGCTCATTACTGCTAAGCGCGGTGATATGGCAATTTTACAAGCTATGGGTATGTCTTTGCGGCATATTAAATTTGTTTTTCTATTAATTGGTACAGGTATTAGCTTAATAAGCAGCTGTCTAGGATTAATAACAGCCTATATTATTGGTTACATAATCCAAACATATCAGTTGATTCCGCTTCCTGATGCTTATTTTGTTTCCCACTTACCGGTTGCATTAGAACTTCGATCTTTTCTTATTGTGTTTGTTATCGTAATCTTGATAAGTTTGAGTGCAACCTATTTTTCAATAAGACCCGCAAAAGAATTAACGCTTATTAAGTTATTACGGCTCGAAGCATAAAAGAGATTTTTCATATTTTTTGATATAAACTAATACGATAATCTTTTTATGAAAAATAACAATTTATCAAGTATCGAATAGTTCTTATAGGAAAAAACTTTGTTAACTAAAAAAACAAAACAAGAAAACACATCAATTTTGTTAACCAAAAAATACGTAAAAACTCTTTCTCGCATTAAAGAACAAATCAAAGAAGCACAGATTAAATCTGTTTTAGCGGCAAACAAAGAGCTTATTAAGCTTTATTGGTCAATTGGAAAAATTATCATTGAAAAACAAGATGAATATGGCTGGGGTTCAAGTTTTGTAGAAAAATTAGCCCTAGATATAAAGAATGCCTTTCCTGGTATTTCTGGTTTTTCTCGACGTAATATATTTAGAATGAAAGCCTTCTATCTAGCATACCAAATTGTGCCACAGCTTGTGGCACAATTTTTTGATCTTCCAGTTTTCAATGTACCCTGGGGACATAATGCAATTCTATTAGAAAAACTTAAAGATAATGAAGGAAGGCTTTGGTACGCACAAAAGGCAATTGATAATGGCTGGAGTCGAAGTATGCTTACTATTTGGATTGAATCAGATTTATATCATCGTGAAGGTAAAGCTGTAACTAATTTCAAAAAAACGTTACCAGTACCTCATTCCGATATGGCTCAACAATCGCTTAAAGATCCTTATATTTTTGATTTTCTAACTTTACACAATGAACATGTTGAACAAGATATTGAACAGGGGCTTATCAATAATGTTCAAAAATTATTACTTGAACTTGGTAAAGGTTTTGCATTAGTTGGCAGACAATACCATTTAGAAATAGAAGGTGATAATTACTACATAGATCTTCTTTTTTATCATACCAAGCTAAAATGTTATGTCGTTATTGAATTAAAAGCGCGAGCGTTCGATCCGCGCGATATTGGTCAATTAAATTTTTATCTTTCGGCAATAGACGATTTAGTGCGTGATCAAGAGGATAAACCAACTATTGGTTTATTGTTATGTAAAACAAAAAAGAACTTCACTGCAGAATATGCTCTCCGTAATATCAATTCTCCGATAGGAATAGCAGAATATAAAACAGAAATAATGAAAAAGTTACCAAAAGAACTAAAAAGTAGCTTACCCACCATTGCAGAACTTGAAGCTGAACTAGAAAAACATGAAATACTAGAAAAACAAACTACAAAAAAATATAAAGTGCCAATCCTATAAGGATTTATATAAAAAAGGAAAGTAATAATGATCAATAAAAATATTCAAAATAATTCCTACATGCTTCATTCACATCTCAATTCATTCAACCTAGAAAAGCAAAGAATTTTCGTTCGAGCTGATTTGAATGTTCCTTTGGAAAAAGGTCATATTAAAAATGATTTCAGATTACAAGAAATTAGACCTACACTAGATCTTATCTTAAAAAAAAAAGGCAAAATTATTCTTGCAACGCATCTTGGTAGGCCGGATGGCTATGATGCTAATCTTTCAACTTATCATTTAGTCTCCTGGTTTGCTCAGCATAATTATCAAATAGATTTTGCAGAAAATCCTGATGAAGCGGCAATAAAAAGTTATGAAAAACCTCATCATATTGTTTTATTGGAAAACTTGCGTTTTTTTAAAGGTGAACAAGAAAGTGATGATCGTTTTGCACGATTATTGGCCGCTTGCGCTGATTATTATGTAAATGATGCATTTGGCATGCTGCATCGTACTGAAACATCAATTACTTTGTTGCCAAAACTTTTTGCTTCCACTAAACGCACTATTGGCCTATTAATTGAAAAAGAACTCAAAGAATTGAATAAAATTCGTTACAACCCGCAACGACCATTTGTAGTTATGCTGGGTGGTGCTAAAATCAAAACAAAATTGCCTTTGATTAAAAAATTACTCTTAAGAGCAGATACTATTTTATTATGTCCCCCACTCGTTTTTACTTTTCTAAAAGCCCAGGGAAAAGAAACCGGCAAGTCATTAACAGATGAAAAATATATTGATGAAGCAAAAAATATTATTGCATTAGCAGAACAAAATAATGCTGCTTTAATTTTTCCTACCGATTATCAAGTTGCCGAACCAACAAAAAATGGATCACTATCTATTAAAACTATAGATGAATTTATGCCATCTACTTTTGGTATTGCGATTGGTCCTAAAAGCATTGAAAAATATAAAGAATATCTTGCTAGTGCTCAAACTATTTTTTTTAATGGTTTTATGGGTTTTTTAGATCGTCCCGAAACATTACAAGCCTCAAAAGAATTAGTAAATGTTATGCAAAAAAGTAATGCTTATACGGTAATAGGCGGTGGTGATACCGTAGCCGCCGTTCAAAAATTAAATTTAGGCCACGGTATCAACTTTTTATCAAGCGGCGGTGGTGCCACCCTTTCTTATATTGCTGGTGAACAATTACCAGGATTAAATATCTTTGAAGAAAATAATGCTCAATGAACCGGACAAAAACTCAGCAAATACACTCCGTGTGGCAAATGCTCATCAATAAATGATGACGTTTCTTCATTTTTTTCAATCACAAGCAATCCCGAATTTCCATGTTTCAAAGGCCATTTAAAATAACAAGGATTAGCAAAATCAAGTTCACCGGCAATAATATTAAGAACACTTTCTTCTGAATCTTGCGCCATACTTAAACGTTCAATTGTGCGCACTTTTTTGTTAAATTCAGATTTTTCCATGTATTCGGTAAATTTTTCTGGTTCTTCCCAAATATCTTTTAAACCTTCACAATAACCAGACTCATGTTTGCAAACACCAGCTACACCTTTTAAGCAACGAAAATCTGGGTTATCAACAAAATAAGCTGCTTTGGATAAATCAAAACATGATTCATGACACAATTCATGTAAAATAAACTCTGGAACATGATGTTGATATTCTTCACGACTATGTAATAGTATTACTTTTTTTGGCAAATGATTGAGATTAGTTAATAAAACACATTGTTTATGTAGTAAATCATTATTATGCTTCATGGCCTATCCTTTTTTTTAACAATTTAGACCTCCTCTTCTCCTTTTTTGTAAGCGTACTATGAGAGTTTTTTAGAATCAACTGGCATAAAATATGCAAAAAACAAGCATAATCTTAGCAAAATCCACCTCTTTTATTCAATAATCCATGAAGAATTCTTTTTTTTATTAAACAAAACCCTGTAAGACAAAGTAAATATTGCAAATAGAATTCAGGACTCGTTATAATTCAATTTAGAACCCCTGTAAATATATAAAAGTGGAAACATTTGTAATTATAGTGAAAATTTTATGAAAAAAAATTTGATAAAAATACTTATCTTATCAAACATTGGTATGCCAATGCTCTACGGAGATGCTTTAACACAAACAAAAATGATATAAACGATCAATTAAAGAAAGTGGATACCTTAAAAAATAATATTCAAACATTAGAAGAACAACTCGAAAAACTTTCTCCACTGATAAGTAAAGGACAAATGCAATTAGATTCTATCAAAACTCAAATTGATGATGCGCAAAATAAATTATCTGAAGCCAAAAAACTTTTAAAAGCTTCTCCATGATTTAAATTTTATTTCAACTCTTTTACATAAAATTGGAGAAAATATTGAAAAAGCACTCTCTATTGTTGAATCTGGTGCTTCTCTTGGAAAAAAAGCAGGAAAAACAATAGGAAAAGAAGTGAGTAGCTGGTTCGATTAAAAAGGAAATACCTTCGGTAATTAAATTGATCGATGATGCACGTATAAAAACTGATAATGCTGAAAAAACTTTGAATGATTATAAAACACTTTTGAAAACACTAACCGACTTAGCTTCATAAATACTTATTTTTTTCTTGTTTTTATTCTTACTCATATCTTACGTTAAATAAAAAAATTCGTTAAAGTATTAATGATTTATTTTCAAAGTATTTAAAAAAAGAAAGAGTATGTGAAGGGTTTTCTTGTATTTTCATTACTTTACTTTTTTTTATGTATTACCTGTTGCGCGCGGAGTCCTTACCGGCCAACTGATCCACTTGCGCCCACAATCATTACTCAATGGCAGGGAAATACAAAACAATATTCACTCAGTAATTCACATTTACAAGAAGGCCCCTATTTTCATATTTTTGATAAAAAATATTTTTTTGATCATTTGTTGCCAAATAATGAAATTGTATATCGGCATGATAAGAAAACGGTTACGGGAAAAAGTTTATCGATTTTAATTGAAAATTTTTTAAAAGAAATTAAACAAAATCAAAATAATTTTACTGATTTTATTATTCTAAAAAAAAAAGATTTTAATTGGCGTGATCATACAGGATTAATTATTGCTAAATTCAAACAACATCCATTTGTGCTTAAATTGTTTATTGAAACACCAGAAAGCTTTGTAGCACCACTGGCAAAAGGATTTGAGCCTACTTGCTTTTTTATGATGGGAGGCGGTGTAAATAGACATTTAATTGGTTTTACGCGTATTCAAAATTTGGAAACATTACAAAAAAAAGTTGCTAAAAATTCTTCTTGGCATAGGTATGTTGAATTCCCTCGAAAATGGTTCTGGTTAAGTAAAGATACTCAATGGATTACTATTACAAGTAAAAATATAGGTCCGCAAAAAACCAGAAGTATTTCTATTCCGGGTACTTATGCTATAATCGCTGATCATATTGATATTGAGCGAATGTTTAGTCTCAAAAATAAAAATGATCGCGATATCGCTATGCAATTAAGTAATTATTGCAAACAAAATATTGATCCTCATATAAATAATTACGCAATCGAAAAAAATACTCACAAAATTGTGCCAATTGATACCGAACATTTTCCCACTATGGTTGGTTATAATCAAGCACCCGAATGCAATAATTACCTACAATGGTATTCTCGATTATCGTTAAAAATGCTTAAGGATACCTTAGGCCGCAATAAACAAGAACGCCGAACATCTCAATTTAAAAGACATCGACCAATGGGCTAATTTGTATTATAATTTCGAAAAATTTTATATTTTTGATATGAGTTTCCCCTCTTAACCGCTTCTCTTTTTCACTGAATCAAATACCTTTATGAACAAAAAAATAAAATCGAGCCACAATGATAAGTTTTTAATAAAATCGATTTAGTTGATCAATTAATTAAGCATGGCATTCTGGTTTAGTTTTTAGGTTTTTTCTAGCTACAACATAATCATCAAGTTATTAGACAAGATTAACTATAGTTAGCCTGTACTATTTATTATCCTTTTTTTGTATTATTATGGGATTTGCTTGCATTGCGCAATGTAATTGATTAAAAAATAAAAAAATCAGATCTTAATAATAGATTCTGCAATTTCAGGGAAAAAATGAAAAAATTATCCTTATTGCTTTTTATCATTTCCTCAAATCTTTTTGGCATGGAAACAACATCAACCGATCAAGCAAATGTAAATAATCCACTCATTACGCTTATTACCTCTGACAATCATCAATATCAATTAAAAAAAGATCTAGCATTACAAAGTAAAACACTACATAATTTTATCAACGCAAATAAAGAATTTGGCGCAAACAACAATAATAATCAGATTGATTTACCACAAACCTCATCAAAACAATTTTCAAGGCTATTTGAGTTACTAAACTGGGAACAAAAATTAAAAGAATCTTCCAAAAAAAAAGAATCTTTTATAAAAAATTTATTAAAGCTAAATAACAAAGAATTTAAGTCATTACAAAATTTAACTGATTATTATAAAATTGAAGAATGCTGCAATATTGTAAATAAAGAGCTGCCAGAAATAATTACTCAGAAATTGTTATCTGATGAAATTTTAAATAAATTTGCTCAAGATGAACAACCTCAAGATTTTAAACCGTTTAATGTCATAGATTTTTTTAAAGAAGAAATTACTCAAAAATTGAATTCTCATATAACTAACTATAACCCAACTATCTTATTAAAAAAAATTGGAATTAGTAATGCAGTTTTCAAAAAAATCATTCAAAAAAACAGTAATCAATTGATCATAAGTTGTGTAAGATGGAATAACGATTCATCTCACCTTATCCAATTTGATTTAACTAATTTTGAAATCGTTTGTCTATTTTCAATAGATAAGAAGATCTCGGATATTGCTCTAAATAAATCCAATCATCGTCTTGCTATAGCAACAAGCGAAAATTTGATGTTCTTTGATCTTTCTTCTAACAAAGTTATCGAGGAAGCTATCTTCGATGTCCTAAATATATCAGCACTAGCTTCCAATGAAAATATTTTAGCCGTTGCACAAGGAGGACATATTACACTGTATAATATTTCCAACTTATTAAATATAGCCAACTGTGGTAATATTAATGGTATACAGGGACAGAAGTTGTTTATTCTTAAATCAAACATGTTAATTGATTGCTCTTATGAAGGTTATAGTATATGGGATTTAACTTCTGTTGAGAACCCAAAGTTAATTATAGACCACAAAACATGTTTTAAATTTAAAGTTGAAATAAATCCTTTTTCTATATATTTCAGTTTAAACCGATTTAAAGAGCCGATTCCTTCAAGTCAGCTTAAATCAATCCTTTATGATGAGAAACAAGATCTATTATTATTGGGGGCTAGTGATGGAAATTTAGAATTATTAAATACTGATTTTCAATCAATAAGTACTATAAATACCAATTTGAGGTTTCTTGATAAACTATTTATTCATCCCAATTTACCTATAGTATGTGCTATTAACAATAATAATAAAGTAGCTTTAATAGATATAACCGATAAAATGAATCCACAAGTAATAAAAAATTTTAAATTAAACAAAGACGACAATCTCAATACAATTGAAAGTATAATTTTTTTAAATGAATCTAATTTAGATTTCATGAATGTTTCGAAACAATCTATCGATATCCATAAACCTGATTTAGATGAAACTAAACTTTCAATTCCAGAAATTATGTTGCTTCATTATTTAAAGAAATTAGAAACAACTAAAGATAAAAAGGCCATTTCGCCAGCGCTTCGAGAAATGTTTTTAAAATTTCCAAGTAAAAAAATTTGATAAGTTAATCACAACAAATGAGTTAAATCATGAAGAGCGCAATGGTTTCGCGCTCTTCAATTTGCTAAATCGTCTTAGAACGTCTGAAGCCACCAAGCCAAGATACCACTTTGCTCGATGCATCACGAACATAGGATTTTGCTTTAACAAACATACTATTTTGTTTATTTGCTTTTTGGGTTAAAAATTCTTCATAGGCGCCATATCTAAAAAGGAATGTTGATACTTTTTTATTAGTCTTTTCATCTAAAATGAAATTATTTAAATATGGTCTCAAATTTTTAGTAAGATCAGGTTCTTTAACTTCTAAACCATTGCGTCCACGTTCTTGTAATTTTTGTACATATTTTTGCTGTTTATTACGAACTTTACTATTTACGCTATTTTCTCGTTTTCGTTGTTGATATTTTAACTCATTATAAAAAAGACGAAATTGTTTTTGATCCTCAGCAGGAACGAGCTCTGCTAAAAATTGATCAAATTTGCCATCCAGTAATGAATGGGTATATATTTTTGTTGAAAAAAAGATAAGTAAAATTAACAAAAATTGAATCTTCATACTACTTTGCCCCCTTTTTTATTTTATAATTGAAGCTCCTGTTCTATTTTTTGTATCTGATCACTCAATAATTGTTCTTCTTTAATTCGATGCTCTACTTGTTTGAAAGCATGAATAACGGTTGAATGATCTTGTCTATTTAAATGCAATGCAATTTCATTTAATGATTTACTTGTATGCTTCTTCATTAAATACATAGCAACTTGGCGCGCCCAAGACAACTGTTTACTTCTATTTTTTGAACGCAATTCTGAAATAGTATAAGAATATTGGGTCGTAACCTTTTTTACAATACAATCAAAATTAATTTCACCACGCGATTCTTTTTCTATATAAAGTGCTTTTTTTGCAATTTCTAATGAAATTTGCTGTTTTATAATTGAAGCATAAGCAACTACGCGAATAAGCGCACCTTCAAGCTCCCGCACATTAGAAGCAGAGCGTGATGCAATATAAGTTGCTACATCATCAGGTATTTCATAATTATTTAAATCAGCTTTTCTTTTTACTATGGCAATTTTAGTTTCGAATGTAGGTATTTGAACATCAGTAACAAGCCCCCATTCTAATCGAGAGCGTAATCGTTCTGCTAATCCATCAATATTAGTAGGATACGAATCGCTTGAAAAAACAATTTGTTTATGCGCATCATACATTGCATTAAAAATATGAAAAAATGCTTCTTGCGTTTGCTCTTTATTGGAAATACTTTGAATATCATCAACTAAAAACACATCAATATTTTTGTATTTTGCTTGAAAGCGATGAATTTTATCAAACCGTATTGCATTGATAAATTCACTAACAAATCGATCTGCTGGTTGATATAAAATTTCAACTTTTTCATGTTTTTCTTTTATTTCATTTGCTATTGCATGCAATAAATGTGTTTTACCAAGCCCAGAACCACCATAAATAAAAAGTGGATTATATAATTTTCCTAATTTTTGTGTAATTGCAACAGCAGCGGCATATGCCATGTGATTATTAGGTCCAGTTACAAATGTTTTAAATAAATAATTTTTATTTAAAAAATGTCGACTTCTTAAATCTTTACTCTTAGTTAATGCCGTACTTTTTTCTGTTACCTTGGTCGGAACATTTATGCGTTGAGCAGGAATAATTTTTATTGCACCATCTTCTATTTGTCTTTGTGCTGTAGCATCAATAAAAACGATTTTTAAATCATTAACATGTAATAATCGACTTAAATGGACCGTAAATAAATTTAAGTAGTTTGACTGAATCCAATTTTTAACAAAAGAATTGGGCGCAAGCATATATACTACCTTATCCAAGGCATTCCATTTATGCAGTGTCACCGCTTTAAGCCATGTTTCTACTACACGGCTTCCAGCCTCTTCACGAACGATTGTTAAAAATTGGTCCCAAATAGTTTTTAACACAATAATTTAATTGAAATTTAGGTTGTAGTTACGATGTTTTTAATATTTTTTACTGTTGCAAGTGTATCATGATACCTTATAGTTTATCAACAAGTTATCAGGAAAAATTAAATAAGTTGAGATGTTTTGCAGTATGCCTCGATACCATTACAAATTCCTTGCGCGAGCAATAGCTGATATCCAGCATTTGCTAATCTTTTTGCCTCAAGTCTATTTGATAAAAATCCAAGTTCAATTAACGCTGAAGGCATGTCGGTACCAAAAAGAACTTGAGCTAACGATTGTTTTGTTGTCCGATCTTTTACGTTATACCCTGCTACCCGCTCAACCACATGTTTTTGAATCTGCGATGCAAGAAGCTTGCTGGCATTATCAAGTGGTTGTAAAAAATGAGTAAGCGATATGGTATTCTCTGCTTTTAATATATTTCGTTTTAACGCATTGCGCTCGGTCCAAAAAGTTTCAATACCGCTCGCGCGTTCAGGCCCTGAATTTGAATGAATAGAAACAAAAATATCCGCATTTAAGTTGTTCGCAGTAGTAGTACGTACATCTAATGGCACATGAATATCCGAATTTCGAGTACATAATACCTGATATCCTTTTTCACGCAATAAATGAGCAAGCTTTTCACCAACATGCCAATTAATATCTTTTTCCTTCAAATTAAAAAATCCAATTTTGCCCGCATCACTACCACCATGGCCAAAATCAAGCATTACTCTTGGTTTTGATTTTTGTATATTCGATGCTTGATGCAAAATACTACTCGTATTTTGATTTAATAAATTTAGTACATCTTTATTATGAAAATTAAATACTAATCCTTTTTGCATACTTATGGTGTCACACAAAGCATAATCACAAGCAACTTTTTGAGGATTATATTTGATAGAAACTTTTATACCTTGTGCTGGCTTTGTTTCTTCTGAAAACTGAATAGAATAGTGATTGCGTTTTATTTGATTAACGGTCTGCATCATTTGACGAGCTTCAGAACTTGCCAAATAAGTTTGTGGCAAAAAAAATTCTATGCCGCATTCATTCATATCTTTTTTTTCATTTTTTGCGATTTGCTTACATAAAGGACTTTTTTCAAAACAACATACAATACGATCGCTCAATGAACTCTGATGATAAAATAATTTATTTAGTTTATTAGGTATGGTGTTATTATCAAAAGTAGCAGCTACGTTTCCACCTATAAGAAAAAATAAATTATATATTAACCATACAATCTTCCTCATCACGCCCCCTCATCATTTTATGTATCAATATTCTAAACATATTGTAGCAGTGATTATTTCTATCAGTCAATAAATTTTATTTTTAGCTTAAATTAAAACATTATTGATATAGATAAAAATTTAAATTTAATTTATGCAGGAAATCCACAATACGCCAAACGACGAGAACGCTCCCAGGCAGACAAAAATGAGTTAATATCATAAGATACCCGTGTTTTTTGGATATCTTCAAAGGCAGGATCATGACAAATAACTTTTTTATTTTGGTTATCCCAACCAATCACAATAAGCAAATGTCCTTTATCATATTCTTTGGGTGCACCAAGCAATACACCACGAACGCTTACTACCACAGGAATTTTTTTTGCAAGCATACGATATAAATCAATAAAGGCAGATAAACGTTGCACGCAAAAATAAAAGGAACCATTAGCACATTCAAAGGCATGTGCCGTATTAAATGGCCAACTGCCGTAGGCATTTAAACCATTATCATATGCTTTTTGCGCAAATTGTACCGGGTCTATATTCTTTTTTATAAGATTACTTACGAGCATGCAACTTGAAGTTGGTGAG includes these proteins:
- a CDS encoding PDDEXK nuclease domain-containing protein, whose protein sequence is MLTKKTKQENTSILLTKKYVKTLSRIKEQIKEAQIKSVLAANKELIKLYWSIGKIIIEKQDEYGWGSSFVEKLALDIKNAFPGISGFSRRNIFRMKAFYLAYQIVPQLVAQFFDLPVFNVPWGHNAILLEKLKDNEGRLWYAQKAIDNGWSRSMLTIWIESDLYHREGKAVTNFKKTLPVPHSDMAQQSLKDPYIFDFLTLHNEHVEQDIEQGLINNVQKLLLELGKGFALVGRQYHLEIEGDNYYIDLLFYHTKLKCYVVIELKARAFDPRDIGQLNFYLSAIDDLVRDQEDKPTIGLLLCKTKKNFTAEYALRNINSPIGIAEYKTEIMKKLPKELKSSLPTIAELEAELEKHEILEKQTTKKYKVPIL
- a CDS encoding FtsX-like permease family protein, which codes for MNKYTYWLLSFRYIQGAAHQKSISTMLIMCFISTFIATCALSLILCIMNGFEQATLKSLQGIHADIIMQAHNQGIDVIALEKLFKKEFPQINSWSPTELQQGLLYPAFNNNTPAVVLIKAIDPKKEAQTTAIVSSLLPSTKNFQNLFSDFSIIIGYKLARNLSLKLGDIATLAIPSDQTNIKNIHLEQASAKVSGFLKTGIEEYDSGLILCSLSFLEKIIPEIGVSFINIKIEPNTNQKTIINQLQARTGLDVYSWQELYPALISALKLEKYTMFFIASLMMLIASISIISLLFMLITAKRGDMAILQAMGMSLRHIKFVFLLIGTGISLISSCLGLITAYIIGYIIQTYQLIPLPDAYFVSHLPVALELRSFLIVFVIVILISLSATYFSIRPAKELTLIKLLRLEA
- the pgk gene encoding phosphoglycerate kinase gives rise to the protein MINKNIQNNSYMLHSHLNSFNLEKQRIFVRADLNVPLEKGHIKNDFRLQEIRPTLDLILKKKGKIILATHLGRPDGYDANLSTYHLVSWFAQHNYQIDFAENPDEAAIKSYEKPHHIVLLENLRFFKGEQESDDRFARLLAACADYYVNDAFGMLHRTETSITLLPKLFASTKRTIGLLIEKELKELNKIRYNPQRPFVVMLGGAKIKTKLPLIKKLLLRADTILLCPPLVFTFLKAQGKETGKSLTDEKYIDEAKNIIALAEQNNAALIFPTDYQVAEPTKNGSLSIKTIDEFMPSTFGIAIGPKSIEKYKEYLASAQTIFFNGFMGFLDRPETLQASKELVNVMQKSNAYTVIGGGDTVAAVQKLNLGHGINFLSSGGGATLSYIAGEQLPGLNIFEENNAQ
- the dnaA gene encoding chromosomal replication initiator protein DnaA, which translates into the protein MLKTIWDQFLTIVREEAGSRVVETWLKAVTLHKWNALDKVVYMLAPNSFVKNWIQSNYLNLFTVHLSRLLHVNDLKIVFIDATAQRQIEDGAIKIIPAQRINVPTKVTEKSTALTKSKDLRSRHFLNKNYLFKTFVTGPNNHMAYAAAVAITQKLGKLYNPLFIYGGSGLGKTHLLHAIANEIKEKHEKVEILYQPADRFVSEFINAIRFDKIHRFQAKYKNIDVFLVDDIQSISNKEQTQEAFFHIFNAMYDAHKQIVFSSDSYPTNIDGLAERLRSRLEWGLVTDVQIPTFETKIAIVKRKADLNNYEIPDDVATYIASRSASNVRELEGALIRVVAYASIIKQQISLEIAKKALYIEKESRGEINFDCIVKKVTTQYSYTISELRSKNRSKQLSWARQVAMYLMKKHTSKSLNEIALHLNRQDHSTVIHAFKQVEHRIKEEQLLSDQIQKIEQELQL
- a CDS encoding N-acetylmuramoyl-L-alanine amidase, which produces MRKIVWLIYNLFFLIGGNVAATFDNNTIPNKLNKLFYHQSSLSDRIVCCFEKSPLCKQIAKNEKKDMNECGIEFFLPQTYLASSEARQMMQTVNQIKRNHYSIQFSEETKPAQGIKVSIKYNPQKVACDYALCDTISMQKGLVFNFHNKDVLNLLNQNTSSILHQASNIQKSKPRVMLDFGHGGSDAGKIGFFNLKEKDINWHVGEKLAHLLREKGYQVLCTRNSDIHVPLDVRTTTANNLNADIFVSIHSNSGPERASGIETFWTERNALKRNILKAENTISLTHFLQPLDNASKLLASQIQKHVVERVAGYNVKDRTTKQSLAQVLFGTDMPSALIELGFLSNRLEAKRLANAGYQLLLAQGICNGIEAYCKTSQLI